The Acidimicrobiia bacterium genomic interval GACGACGCCGAACATCAACGCCGCGCTGGTCGGCCCGAGCTCGTTCTCGATCAAGGTCAACGGCTCGTCGACGACGAGCACGGTCGGCTACGGCTCGACGGTCGCGTTCTCCGAGACGGGCATCCCGACTGCGGCGACCGGCTCGGTCGTGTTCAGCTCGTCCGGTCACTCGAACCTCTGCACGATCACGCTGCCGGCGACGAGCTGCAACGTTGCGAGCCCGCTGGCGGTCGGTTCGTACACGCCGATCAGCGCGAGCTTCCACGACACCGACGGTGGTCTCCACGACTCGACGTCGACCAACACGGTCGGCCTCACGGTGAACGTCGCAACCACGTCGTTCTCGATCGCGGCGAACGGCGTGACGAACGCCTCGGTGGTCCGTGGCAACCCGATCACGCTGTCGGCGTCGGGGATCTCGACGCTCGCGCACGGCTCGGTCGTGTTCTCGACGACCGACAACCCGAACGTCTGCACGGTCACGCTGCCCACGACGAGCTGTGAGCTCGACGGTCTCGCGGTGGCTTCCTACGGGCCGGTGAGCGCGGCATTCACCTCGACCGACGGCAACTTCACGAGCGCGGCGGCGACGAACACGGTGTCGTACATCGTGAGCGCAGCGCCGACGTCGTTCACGCTCGCGGTGAACGGTGGTGCGAGCGCGGCGGTATCGCGCGGCGCGACGCTCACGTTCTCCGAGTCCGGTCTGCCCGTCGACGCGGCCGGCACGGTCACCTTCTCGACCACCGACCGTCCGAACCTCTGCACCGCGACGCTGCCTGCAACGAGCTGCGACGTGGTGCACGGCCTGCCGGTCGGCTCGTACGGACCGATCAGCGCGACCTTCGTGACCGCGGACCTGAACTACGCGGGCTCGACGGCGACGAACACGGTGACGGCCGACGTCGCTCCGGTCGCGCCGAGCGCGCCGCGTGCGGCCCACTACTCGGTCTCGTCGCACAACGCGACGGTTCGGTGGAGCGCACCGAGCGACAACGGCGGCTCGAGCATCACCGCCTACTCGGTGACGCTGAACCCCGGCCACAAGACGGTTGCGGTGTCGGGTGCGACGACCGAGGCAACCTTCGCGAACCTCAACCCGGGCTCGACGTACGAAGTGACGATCACGGCGACCAACACGGCCGGCACCGGCCCGGCGTCGTCGCTCGCGGTCTCGGTCGCCAAGCCGCTGTCCGGCTACTGGATGCTCGGCGCCGGCGGCCAGGTCTATGCGTTCGGCAACGCCAAGGCGTTCGGCAACGCGCCGGGCGCGGTCGTGGCCATGACGGCTCGTCGTGACGGCAGCGGCTACTGGACGGTCGACTCGCACGGCACGGTGCACGCATTCGGTGCCGCGGCCCTGCACGGCGGGAACCCGGCGCTCCGTGCGGGTGAGTCGGTGTCGACGATCGCGTCGACGCCTTCGGGCAACGGCTACTGGCTCTTCACCGACCAGGGCCGCGCCTTCGCCTACGGCGACGCGCAGTTCTTCGGCGACATGGCGAAGGTGCACCTGAACGGCCCGATCGTGGCGTCGGCGGCGACGGCGACCGGCAAGGGCTACTACATGGTCGGTTCCGACGGCGGCGTGTTCAGCTTCGGCGACGCCAAGTTCCACGGCTCGACCGGCGCGATGAAGCTCAACAAGCCGATCGTCGGCATCTCACCGACGCCCGACAACCGCGGCTACTGGCTCGTCGCATCCGACGGCGGGGTGTTCGCCTTCGGTGCGCCGTTCCGTGGCTCGATGGGCAGCCACAAGCTCAACAAGCCGGTGAACGGGCTCGTCGCCTTCGGCAACGGCTACCTGATGGTGGCGTCCGACGGGGGCATCTTCGACTTCTCGAACAAGCCCTTCGTCGGCAGCCTCGGTGGGGTGTCGATCCCGGCGCCGATCATCGGGGTGACGGCGTTCGCCACCGAGTGACGAATCCATGAAGCGAGCGACACGGCGACGGCCGGCGCGCGGGCTCCTGCTCGCGGCGCTGGCCGCCGTCGCGACCATGGCGCATGCGGCGCCGGCGCGCGCGGCGATGCCCGCGCCCGTCGCCGCGGTGACGGCGGGCGACCTCGGCTACCCGTATCCGAGCGCGCCGGACTGCGACGAGCAGACCGGAACGAACTGCGTCGCGGACCAGTGGGGCTTCGTCGAGGGCCAGTGCCACTCGTGGGTCGCGTACCGGCTCAACGAGCTGAACGCGGCCGAGCTCGGCGGCACGTTCGACGTCGACTACCGCATGCCGGCCGGCGACGAGTGGGGCAACCCGTCGAACTGGGACACGGCCGCGCAGGACGCGGGCATCACGATCAACGCGACGCCCGCGCTCGGCTCGGTCGCGTGGTGGGCGGCGGACGGCGGGCACGTCGCGTACGTCGAGGCGGTCAACGCCGACGGCAGCGTCGAGATCTCGGAGATGAACTCCGATTATCACAACGGCTTCGACTTCGCGACGCTGACGCCGACGACGCGCTGGCCGGACGCGTTCCTTCACATCGCCGACCGCCCGCCCGTCGTGTCGGCGCCGATCGCGCCGGGCGCGCCGACGACGGCGCACGCGACGCAGTCTGCGCACACGATCGTCCTGACGTGGAAGGCGCCGAGCAACAACGGAGGTTCGGCGATCACGCACTACTCCGTCGCGATGAGTCCGGGTAGCCGCACGGCCACGACGGCCGGTTCGTCGACGCGTACAACCTTCACGAACGTCGCGGCCGGGAGCTACACGCTCCGGGTGCGCGCGCAGAACGCCGCGGGAACCGGCGCGTGGTCGAGTGCGTCGAACCGCGTCGTCGTTCCCGCATCGCGCTCGGGGTACTGGATGCTCGGCGCGGGCGGTGCCGTGTACGAGTTCGGTGATGCCGTGCGCTACGGCGATGCCGGGAAGCCGATGGTCGCGATGGCCGCGCGTCGCGACGGGCTCGGATATTGGACCGTCGATTCGCGTGGCCGCGTCCATTCGTTCGGCACCGCGACCGCTCACGGAGGCAGCCCGCTGTTGCGCGTGGGTGAGTCGGTGTCGACGATCGCGGCGACGCCTTCGGGCAACGGCTACTGGCTCTTCACGAACCAAGGGCGCGCCTTCCGTTACGGCGACGCGCACGTGTTCGGCGACATGTCGAACGTGCACCTGAACGGCCCGATCATTGCTTCCGCGGCCACCGCGACGGGGAAGGGCTACTTCATGGTCGGTTCCGACGGCGGTGTGTTCAGCTTCGGCGACGCCCGGTTCCACGGCTCGACCGGCGCGATGAAGTTGAACCAGCCGATCGTCGGCATCTCACCGACGCCCGACAACCGGGGTTACTGGCTCGTCGCGTCCGACGGCGGCGTGTTCGCATTCGGTGCCCCGTTTCGGGGTTCGATGGGGCACGTGCGCTTGAATCGACCGGTGAACGGACTCGTGGCGTTCGGCAACGGCTACCTCATGGTCGCCTCCGACGGTGGCATCTTCAATTTCTCGAATCAACCGTTCTTCGGCAGCCTCGCCGGGCGGCCGCTGCCGGCGGCGATCGTCGGGATCTCCGCGTTCGCGACGAATGGATGAGCGCGTGACGACACGACGGTCTGCGTTTCGCGCGCTCTCGATCGCGCTCACGACGGCCGTGCTCGCGACCGTCGTCGGCGTGTCGCTGCCGTTGCGCGTCGCGTCGGCCGCGACCACACCCGGCGCGCTCGGCTACCCGTATCCGAACGCACCCGACTGCAACGAGCAGACCGGCGCGCACTGCCGCGCGGACCAATGGGGCTTCGTGCAGGGCCAGTGTCACTCGTGGGTTGCCTACCGGTTGAACGAGCTCAACGCGGCGGAGCTCGCGGGCACGACCTTCAACGACCACTGGCGCATGGACCCCGGTGACGAGTGGGGGAGCGTCTGGCACTGGAACACGGCCGCGACCGAAGCCGGCGTGACGATGGACGACACGCCCGCGCTCGGATCGGTCGCGTGGTGGGGCGCCGACGGTGGCCACGTCGCGTACGTGGAAGCCGTCTACGCCGACGGCAGCGTCCGCATCTCCGAGATGAACGCCGACTATCACAACGGCTTCGACTTCGCGCGGTTGCGCCGCAGCGGCCGCTGGCCCGACGCCTTCCTGCACATCGCCGATCGTCCCGCCGTCCCGGCGGCGCCGAGGCAGGTCGCGGCGACCGCGGGATCGCGTCGCGCGACGGTGACCGTGACCTGGAAGGCGCCTCCGAGCAACGGCGCGACGGTCACCGGCTACGTCGTCACCGCGTCCCCAGGGGGCGCGACCGTGACCGTCGGCGCTCGGGCCCGGCACGCAACGGTCACGCACCTCGCGAGCGGCAGCAGCTACACGTTCCGCGTGCACGCGACCAGCAACAACGGCGCCGGGGGCGACTCACACCCGTCCAACTCGGTCGTGCCCACGGGCTGATACCGCGCCGCACGAGGGCACAGGAGGTTCGCACCCGGTCCGGAGGGCGGTACCGTGGTGGGCTTGACCGTCTTCACGTTCGGGGGTGACTCGTGAAAGCACGGAAGCTGAGCGCTGTGATCGGGTCCTGCGCACTCGTCGCGGGCCTGCTCACCACGGTCGCGCTGCCGGCCGCCGCTACGGCGAGCAAGCCGGCGGCACCGGCCAAGACCATGCCCGACGCGGCCGTCAACGGCTGCGACGTGCTGCTGACCGCGCCGAAGGGGCACGACTGCCTGCTGCCGTGGCCGAACGACGGGTTCACGCTGCCCGACGCGAGCTCGCCGACCGGTCGGCGGCTGAACATCTCGTCGAAGGTCGATCCCAAGAACAAGGACGGCGTGCACGTCGACGCGTCCGCGCAGAACCGCAGCGACGGGTTCTCACCGGGCGCCGAGATCATCGCCTACGTGCCGAACCTGAGCATCGCCAAGTCGAAGATCGCGACCTCGACCGACATCGGCTCGTCGCTCGCCGACAACGCGCCGATCGTCATCCTCGACACCACGACACACGCGCGCGTCCCGTACTTCGCGGAGCTCGACGCGCAGACGTCGAATGCGGCCGAGCAGCTCTTGCTCATCCACCCCGCGGCCGCGCTGACCGAGGGACATCGCTACGCGGTCGTGCTGCGGCATCTCGTCGACACCTCCGGAAACCACCTCGTCGCGTTGCCTTCGACGCGCGCCGCGCTCTCGGGTCGGCTGCATCCGAAGACGCGCGGCAAGCACATCAAGTGGGTCATCAACCACGACCTCCGCTCCGTGCTGCACGGCGCGACGCCGTACCTGGCGTGGGACTTCACGGTTGCGAGCGAGCAGAGCCTCGCGACTCCCGGTCTCACGATGCACGACCTCGCGTACAAGTGGCTCGGCAAGCACCACGTGATGGCCGCGCCCGGGGCGGCGGCCGACGACGACGCGCCGGCGTACACGGTGACGTCGCAGAGCGACGACAACGGTGTGCGTGACGTGCACGGCACCTTCCAGGTCCCGCTGTTCCTCGCCGACACGACGCCGTACTCCGGCATGGTCACCGATCAGAACGGCAACCCGAAGATCAACGGCCAGAAGACGTGGACGGCCAACTTCATCTGCGTGATGCCCGACACGGTCCAGGCCGGTGGGCCCGCGACCCCGACGGTCTACGGCCACGGATTGCTCGGTGATGCGAGCGAGGTCGAAGGCGGTTCGTTCTCCGCGGGCATCTCGCGCGATCTCATGGGCTGCGCGACCGACTGGGTCGGGATGTCGAGCAGCGACGTGCCGAACGTCGCGCGCAACCTCGCCGACATGTCGACCTTCGAGACCCAGGTCGACCACATGCTCCAGGGCTTCGTGAACTTCCAGTTCCTCGGCCGGCTGATCAACTCCGACTCCGGCTTCGTCACCGACCCTGCGTTCCAGGCGAACGGTGCCGCGCTCTTCAAGACGCACGACTGCCACTACATGGGCTACAGCCAGGGCGGGATCATGGGCGGCGCCGCGTCGGCGCTGTCGACCGAGTGGACGCGATCGATCCTCGGCGTGCCCGGCATGGACTACGGCGGGCTCCTGCTCAACCGTTCCGTCGACTGGGACGAGTTCGCGGCGATCTACGACCAGTCGTACACCGACGCCGACGACCAGCAGGTCGTGCTGCAGCTCGCGCAGTTGCTGTGGGATCGCGGCGAGAACGAGGGCTACGCGCAGCACCTCACCGCGAACCCGTACCCGGGCATCCCCGCGAAGCAGGTGTTCATCATCGAGAACTACGGCGACCATCAGGTCGCGAACGCCTCGGCCGAGATGCTCGCCCGCACGATCGGTGCGCGGAACCATCAACCCGCGTTCGATCCGAGCTTCTTCGGTGCTCCGCCGCGTGCCGACGTGCCGGTCGTACCGCAGTGGGGTCTGCAGAAGCTCGACCACGCGAAGCCCGTCACCGCCGGCCTCGTGCTGTGGGACTACGGGACGCCGACGCCGCCGACCGACAACCTCGCTCCGGACGGCTCGCAGTACGGGCAGGACCCGCACGGCTTCGGCCGCGGCAACACGCTCCTGCTCGACCAGATCACGTCGTTCCTGACGACGGGCGTGATTCCGAACGAGTGTGGCCGCTTCGCCTGCCAGAGTGAGACGCCTTGATGCATCGTCCCCGTCATTGGGTCGCGCTGCTCGCGGCGCCGCTCGTGCTCGCGCTCGGGGCGTGTGGCACGTCGGCCGGCGCGAAGCCGAGCGCCGCGCCGCACGCGACGACGCGTCAACGGGTCACGACGACGACGCTCGGGCCCGACGGGATGACCGCCGAGGAGATGGCGCACATGAAGCGCGCGCTCGTGCCGGCGCGCGAGATCCCGGTGCTGGCCGACGGCGACTTCGACCCGAGCCGCATCAACCTCGGCGGCACACCGGGCGTCACCCCCACCGAGCAGCGCGGCGCGCAGAACCTGCTGCGCGAGACGGTCGAGGTGCTCCCGGAGTGGGACAGCACCGCGAAGGCCGCGGCCGACGGTTTCCACTCGATCGGCGACGCGCTCACGGGCGACGAGCACTGGATCCACTGGAACTGGATCGACGACAACGACTACCTCGACCCGCACCACCCGGAATCGCTCGTGTACCACGTCGACCAGGCGACCGGGAAGCGCACGCTCGAGGCTGCGATGTTCATCCTGCCGGACCGCTTCACGTTCAAGAACCTGCCGACCGTCGGCGGCCCGTTGCTGCAGTTCCACATCCACGACAACCTCTGCTTCACGAGCGACCCGGTCGCGCCCCAGGTCGCGGGGCTCAACTTCGGGGGCTCGTGCAACCCGCCGCTCGTCGCGTTCCACCCGAACGTGATGGTGCACGTGTGGATCCGGCCGAACCCGTGCGGGCCGTTCGCCGCGCTCGAGGGCGTCGGTGCCGGCCAGGTCGCCCCCGGACAGACCCGGGCCTGCGACACCATGCACGGCGAGGCGAGCCTCTAGCTCGTCACCGTCCTGTCGTGGTCTGCAGTGGTGTAGTGGTACTGCGTTGTTCGGCTATACGCCGACAACGCAGTACCACTAACTGCCGTTGTCGTGGGGCTCGGTCGTGCGGTAGTCGCCGAAGGGCGCGTCGCGCTCCTGGAGCGCGGTGGTGAGTCCCTTCTCGCGCGCCGCGGTCACGAACTGACGCATCGATCCCGCGTGCGTACCGAGCGCGCAGAGCTCGGTGCCCGCGCGGATGCCGGCGCGCAGTCCCATGGCGTCCATCTGTCGGTGAACCACGCGCTTGTTCAGTTGGAGCAGCTCGATCGGCACGAGCGCGATGCGCTGCGCGACCTCGAGCACGCGCGCCTCGAGCTCGTCGGCGGGGAAGGCCTCGTTCGCCCAACCTCGGCGCGCGGCCTCGATGCCCGACACCGAGTCGCCGGTCAGCATCATCTCCATCGCCTTACGCATCCCGAGGAACCACGGATGGAAGTGCATGTCGGGCACGCCGAAACGGACGGCCGGGTAGCCCATCTGCGCGTCCTCGGCCATGTACACGAGGTCGCAGCCGGTCGCGAGCTCGCTCGCGCCTGCGAGGCAGTAGCCGTGGATCTGCGCGATCACGGGCTTGGCGAGATCCCAGATGCTCATCCAGCCCTCGGTGACGTGGCGCGGCCACGCACCCTCGCCGCCGGGCGTGTAGTACGGCATGTCGTAGCCCTCGTTGCCGCCGCCGAGGTCGTAGCCCGCGGAGAACGACGAGCCCGCGCCGCGGATGATCGTCACCGACACGTCCGGGTCGGCGTCGTGCTCGCGCAGCGTGTCGAGGATCGCGCCCCGCAACGGATGCACGAGGCTGTTGCGCTTCTCGGGCCGGTTCATCGTGATGCGCCGCACGCGTGGCGCGGGCTCGTCGACGAGGATCACGTCGTCGGGCGCGGCCTTCCCTGACGCGGTCACTGCAGACCCCTCTCGAGCTTCTCGACGGTCTCGATGTACTCCTCGACGAGTCCGAAGATCACGTCGCGCACGGGACGAACCTGGTTCATGCGGCCGACGATCTGACCGACGGGCGCGAACTGGATGTCCTTGCGGTCCGAGCGCGAGATGCGTGCGTTCGCCTCCGACGTGAGGATGTTCTGCAACGGCATGCCGAGTGGACCGGGACCCTTCGGGTCCTCCCACGCGTCGGTCCACTGGTTGCGCAGCATGCGTGCAGGCTTGCCGGTGTAGCAGCGCGAGCGCACGGTGTCGGCCGACGTGGCGTCGAGGTACGCGCCGAGCACCGCGGGACTCGAGTTGCTCTCCGCGGTCGTGAGCCAGAGCGAACCGAGCCACACACCCTGCGCGCCGAGCGACAGCGCGGCCGCGATCTGACGGCCGCTGCCGATGCCGCCCGCACCGAGGACCGGGACCGGCGCGACCGCGTCGACGACTTCGGGCACGAGCACCATCGTCGCGATCTCACCGGTGTGTCCGCCCGCTTCGTAGCCCTGGGCGATGATCACGTCGACACCGTTGTTCACGTGCCGTTGCGCGTGCACCGCCTTGCCCGCGAGCGCGGCCACCTTCACGCCGTGCTCGTGCGCCTGGTCGATCACGTCCTTCGGCGGCGAGCCGAGCGCGTTGGCGATCAGCGAGATCGGGTGCGCGAGCGCGATCTCGACGTGCCGGTGCGCGACGTCGTCGGTCCACCCGAGCACGCCGTGCCCGCCCGAGCCTTCGGGCAGCGGGGCGAGATCGAATCGCTCCATGAGCTCGTCGACGTAGCGCCAGTGGTTCGCGTCGATCATCGACTTGATCGTCGCGAGCATCTCGTCGGCGCTGCCGCCCTCGACCGCGACCGACTTCTGCGGCATCACCGTGTCGACGCCGTAGGGCTTGCCGTCGACGTGCTCGTCGATCCAGTCGAGCTCGATCTCGAGTTGCTCCGGACTGAAGCCCACGGCGCCCAGCACCCCGAGCCCGCCGGCCTTGCTCACGGCGGCGACGACGTCGCGGCAGTGGGTGAACGCGAAGATCGGGTACTCGACCCCGAAGACGTCGCACAGCTCGGTTCGCATCGCCTGACCTCCACCTCGCGGAAACGAGAACCGGTTCTAGGTGTGGCGACGCTAACCGACGGGGGCGGTCACGAGCCCGAAGGCTCCTGACGCACCACGAGGTCGAGGTGCATGCCGTCGTGGTAGTGGCCCGGCAAGTTGCAGACGACCGCATAGTGGCCGGCCTCGAGGTGGGCGAACAGCGCCCGCGACGAACCCGGCTTCAACGCGCTGCCGCTGTCGACGACGTCCTTCAGCTCCGGCGAGTCCTCGATGACGTCGCCGTCCTTGCCGAGGGGCAGCTGATCGGCCGGCAGGTCGGTCTTGAACACGACGAACTCGTGACCGATGGACGCGTCGTTGTGGACGTCGAACCCGATCTTGCCGTCGTTCACCGTCGTGCGGGACAGCGTGATCCGGAAGCTCCGCTCGTGCACGACGATCTTCTCGGAGCCCTTGAACTCCTCGGAGTTCGCGTGGTGTCGCGCCAGGACGCCGAGTCCGAGCGCGACGACGCAGCCGAAGAGGATGACGAGCGCGGCGACGACGGTCGGCGCGACCGTCGAACCCGGCGCGACCTGGTGCCGACCCGAGCTCTGCACCTCGTCCTGTTGAGCCACCTCGATCTGCGTCACGATCGAACGCTACGACCGTCGCAGGCGTCCTGGCCAGTACGGGCGTAACGTCGCGCCCCGCAGCGCCTCGTCCTCGCGGGAAGGAGCGGCCGTGACCATCACCGACGCCGTCGACCTCGACGTCACGCCCCTGTCGGCCACGATCGGCGCGGCGATCCGCGGCGTCGACCTCCACGCGCCCGTGTCGGACGCCGTGATCGCGCAGATCCGCGAGTGCCTCTTGCGCTACGGCGTGATCTTCCTGCCCGGCCAGCACCTCGGTCCCGCGGAGCACCTCGAGTTCGCGCGGCGCTTCGGCGAGCCGACGCCCGCGCATCCGGTGATCCCGGGCGTCCCGGGGTTCCCGGAGATCTTCGAGATCGACTACACGAAGACCGCGAAGGTGCGCGAGACGTACGGCGACGTCGTCGACCGCTACGACGGGCTGTCGTGGCACACCGACGTCACGTTCGTCGAGCGCCCGCCGCTCGGCTCGATCCTCAATGCGCTCGTGATCCCGCCCGCCGGTGGCGACACGATGTTCTCCGACCAGCGCGCC includes:
- a CDS encoding carboxypeptidase regulatory-like domain-containing protein produces the protein MAVTALGTGAVIGLAAGPAAAADPGSISGRVTNAAGGAGIEGICVGAYVHGSDEQTLLVDTATAADGTYTITNVPSGAVDVRFSATGFCPNGLASGFVGEWYNNQPSEASANTVTVNPDATTSNINASLANGGTISGKVTNVVGGAGLSGICVAALIPGGDDALVTSNATNPDGTYALTGVPSGGVHVEFFATGFCPGGTASDFVTQWYNNQVSVLNADTVNVAAGGTTANINAALRASGSISGKVTDANGGAAIAGICISVYEPYQSGVAPQLVTSTATAADGTYTLDGAPVGANDVKFYSSGFCPGGLASNYAMEWYNNEALQSAADVVTVSASATTPNINASLVSGGSMSGKVTAKTGGAGLNGMCVAAFSTGDDPVVVASIGTNPDGTYQLDSIPPGTVRVRFNSQGFCPGGIGSLPGIYDQVWYSNAADFDSAQDVTINVGQTTPNINAALVGPSSFSIKVNGSSTTSTVGYGSTVAFSETGIPTAATGSVVFSSSGHSNLCTITLPATSCNVASPLAVGSYTPISASFHDTDGGLHDSTSTNTVGLTVNVATTSFSIAANGVTNASVVRGNPITLSASGISTLAHGSVVFSTTDNPNVCTVTLPTTSCELDGLAVASYGPVSAAFTSTDGNFTSAAATNTVSYIVSAAPTSFTLAVNGGASAAVSRGATLTFSESGLPVDAAGTVTFSTTDRPNLCTATLPATSCDVVHGLPVGSYGPISATFVTADLNYAGSTATNTVTADVAPVAPSAPRAAHYSVSSHNATVRWSAPSDNGGSSITAYSVTLNPGHKTVAVSGATTEATFANLNPGSTYEVTITATNTAGTGPASSLAVSVAKPLSGYWMLGAGGQVYAFGNAKAFGNAPGAVVAMTARRDGSGYWTVDSHGTVHAFGAAALHGGNPALRAGESVSTIASTPSGNGYWLFTDQGRAFAYGDAQFFGDMAKVHLNGPIVASAATATGKGYYMVGSDGGVFSFGDAKFHGSTGAMKLNKPIVGISPTPDNRGYWLVASDGGVFAFGAPFRGSMGSHKLNKPVNGLVAFGNGYLMVASDGGIFDFSNKPFVGSLGGVSIPAPIIGVTAFATE
- a CDS encoding CHAP domain-containing protein produces the protein MKRATRRRPARGLLLAALAAVATMAHAAPARAAMPAPVAAVTAGDLGYPYPSAPDCDEQTGTNCVADQWGFVEGQCHSWVAYRLNELNAAELGGTFDVDYRMPAGDEWGNPSNWDTAAQDAGITINATPALGSVAWWAADGGHVAYVEAVNADGSVEISEMNSDYHNGFDFATLTPTTRWPDAFLHIADRPPVVSAPIAPGAPTTAHATQSAHTIVLTWKAPSNNGGSAITHYSVAMSPGSRTATTAGSSTRTTFTNVAAGSYTLRVRAQNAAGTGAWSSASNRVVVPASRSGYWMLGAGGAVYEFGDAVRYGDAGKPMVAMAARRDGLGYWTVDSRGRVHSFGTATAHGGSPLLRVGESVSTIAATPSGNGYWLFTNQGRAFRYGDAHVFGDMSNVHLNGPIIASAATATGKGYFMVGSDGGVFSFGDARFHGSTGAMKLNQPIVGISPTPDNRGYWLVASDGGVFAFGAPFRGSMGHVRLNRPVNGLVAFGNGYLMVASDGGIFNFSNQPFFGSLAGRPLPAAIVGISAFATNG
- a CDS encoding CHAP domain-containing protein translates to MTTRRSAFRALSIALTTAVLATVVGVSLPLRVASAATTPGALGYPYPNAPDCNEQTGAHCRADQWGFVQGQCHSWVAYRLNELNAAELAGTTFNDHWRMDPGDEWGSVWHWNTAATEAGVTMDDTPALGSVAWWGADGGHVAYVEAVYADGSVRISEMNADYHNGFDFARLRRSGRWPDAFLHIADRPAVPAAPRQVAATAGSRRATVTVTWKAPPSNGATVTGYVVTASPGGATVTVGARARHATVTHLASGSSYTFRVHATSNNGAGGDSHPSNSVVPTG
- a CDS encoding enoyl-CoA hydratase-related protein, with product MTASGKAAPDDVILVDEPAPRVRRITMNRPEKRNSLVHPLRGAILDTLREHDADPDVSVTIIRGAGSSFSAGYDLGGGNEGYDMPYYTPGGEGAWPRHVTEGWMSIWDLAKPVIAQIHGYCLAGASELATGCDLVYMAEDAQMGYPAVRFGVPDMHFHPWFLGMRKAMEMMLTGDSVSGIEAARRGWANEAFPADELEARVLEVAQRIALVPIELLQLNKRVVHRQMDAMGLRAGIRAGTELCALGTHAGSMRQFVTAAREKGLTTALQERDAPFGDYRTTEPHDNGS
- a CDS encoding nitronate monooxygenase family protein, with amino-acid sequence MRTELCDVFGVEYPIFAFTHCRDVVAAVSKAGGLGVLGAVGFSPEQLEIELDWIDEHVDGKPYGVDTVMPQKSVAVEGGSADEMLATIKSMIDANHWRYVDELMERFDLAPLPEGSGGHGVLGWTDDVAHRHVEIALAHPISLIANALGSPPKDVIDQAHEHGVKVAALAGKAVHAQRHVNNGVDVIIAQGYEAGGHTGEIATMVLVPEVVDAVAPVPVLGAGGIGSGRQIAAALSLGAQGVWLGSLWLTTAESNSSPAVLGAYLDATSADTVRSRCYTGKPARMLRNQWTDAWEDPKGPGPLGMPLQNILTSEANARISRSDRKDIQFAPVGQIVGRMNQVRPVRDVIFGLVEEYIETVEKLERGLQ
- a CDS encoding sulfocyanin-like copper-binding protein, with product MTQIEVAQQDEVQSSGRHQVAPGSTVAPTVVAALVILFGCVVALGLGVLARHHANSEEFKGSEKIVVHERSFRITLSRTTVNDGKIGFDVHNDASIGHEFVVFKTDLPADQLPLGKDGDVIEDSPELKDVVDSGSALKPGSSRALFAHLEAGHYAVVCNLPGHYHDGMHLDLVVRQEPSGS
- a CDS encoding TauD/TfdA family dioxygenase — encoded protein: MTITDAVDLDVTPLSATIGAAIRGVDLHAPVSDAVIAQIRECLLRYGVIFLPGQHLGPAEHLEFARRFGEPTPAHPVIPGVPGFPEIFEIDYTKTAKVRETYGDVVDRYDGLSWHTDVTFVERPPLGSILNALVIPPAGGDTMFSDQRAAYESLSAPMRAFLDGLTAVHDGRAAFGALLKRRKDGGGDWDGKRYKALEPSEHPVVRTHPETGRKSLFVNPGFTSHIRGLTRGESNALLQYLYAHSVEPRFTVRYHWSAGDLGFWDNRVTQHSVVGDFTGHRVIQRVTLHGDRPA